The following coding sequences are from one Longimicrobiales bacterium window:
- a CDS encoding GxxExxY protein: MGTELLQLNVLTGQILDSAFRIHSLLGPGLLESVYETLLARDLIALGLKVERQKPVSFEFDGVRFRDAFRVDLLVERSVVVEIKSVTALGPAHHKQLLTYLRLLDCRLGLLLNFGAPHLRDGIKRVAN, from the coding sequence ATGGGCACAGAGTTACTGCAGTTGAACGTTCTCACCGGACAGATCCTGGACAGCGCCTTCCGTATTCACTCGCTGCTCGGTCCAGGACTGCTCGAGTCTGTTTACGAGACGCTGCTCGCCCGGGACCTCATCGCGCTGGGCCTGAAAGTAGAACGACAGAAGCCCGTCTCCTTCGAGTTCGACGGCGTGCGCTTCCGGGATGCGTTCAGGGTCGATCTGCTGGTGGAGCGGTCGGTGGTCGTCGAGATCAAGTCAGTGACTGCACTCGGCCCTGCGCACCACAAACAGCTCCTGACCTACCTGCGGCTGCTCGACTGCCGCCTGGGGCTGCTCCTGAACTTCGGAGCGCCCCATCTGCGCGATGGTATCAAGCGCGTCGCCAACTGA
- a CDS encoding SEC-C metal-binding domain-containing protein → PSDPEAFVVPDLSEAVGRVEHDPDLSIDEKRERIQTLEREYAEKSQKIHAIHQLLKAYALYNRDEQYIVEGGEVIIVDEFTGRKMAGRRWSDGLHQAVEAKENVSVRGETQTLATITIQNYFRMYDKLAGMTGTAETEEGEFHSIYGLEVMVIPTNRPIARDDRQDLIYRTKREKFNAMMDEIERLNRMELPVLVGTVSVDVSETLSRMLKRRGIPHSVLNAKYHEQEAQIVARAGQPGAVTIATNMAGRGTDIKLGATVKEDRTVGWLKAKGVDLDAVARSADPTRETDPAKLSDDDVVEPGGLHIIGSERHESRRIDRQLRGRAGRQGDPGASQFFLSLEDDLMRLFASDRIAGIMERMGAQEGEVITHALVTRSIGSAQRRVEMQNFEQRKRLLEYDDVMNQQREVIYDLRLFALEGGEDLKGEIWEMVEHALETSILDYAPEDSHPDTWDLAALRQRLVIDYFLVVEELPQQEGAEHDIDDRDRLVEIVLASARAAFKRKLESFGEMRDRILSFVMLSVIDQKWRDHLYDLDHLKASIGFRGWGQKDPLIEYKQEAYTMFVDLMRDIRKQVSSFAFRATLEVPRQQRRPAPPPRELTLSGPSDVQPTSPAHPPQAEREEQPRDAIAAAMGGARRAAPVGAAAAAPAIAGMGRVAQPTDVSRLQTNRGDGGAARGAPASAEKPIGRNDPCPCGSGKKYKKCHGAGA, encoded by the coding sequence CCCTCGGATCCGGAGGCCTTCGTCGTACCGGACCTGTCAGAAGCGGTCGGGCGCGTGGAGCACGACCCGGACCTGTCCATCGACGAGAAGCGCGAGCGCATCCAGACGCTCGAGCGCGAGTACGCGGAGAAGAGCCAGAAGATCCACGCGATCCACCAGCTGCTGAAGGCGTACGCGCTCTACAACCGCGACGAGCAGTACATCGTCGAGGGTGGTGAGGTCATCATCGTCGACGAGTTCACCGGCCGTAAGATGGCGGGACGTCGCTGGAGCGACGGGCTGCACCAGGCGGTGGAAGCGAAGGAGAACGTGTCGGTGCGCGGCGAGACGCAGACGCTCGCGACGATCACGATCCAGAACTACTTCCGCATGTACGACAAGCTGGCTGGCATGACGGGTACGGCCGAGACCGAGGAGGGCGAGTTCCACTCGATCTACGGTCTCGAGGTCATGGTCATCCCGACCAACCGGCCGATCGCGCGTGACGACCGCCAGGACCTGATCTACCGGACCAAGCGCGAGAAATTCAACGCGATGATGGACGAGATCGAGCGGCTCAACAGGATGGAGCTGCCCGTTCTCGTGGGTACGGTATCGGTCGACGTGTCGGAAACGCTGTCGCGCATGCTCAAGCGACGCGGCATCCCGCACAGCGTGCTGAACGCGAAGTACCACGAGCAGGAAGCGCAGATCGTCGCGCGCGCCGGCCAGCCGGGCGCCGTCACGATCGCGACGAACATGGCCGGCCGTGGTACCGACATCAAACTCGGTGCAACGGTGAAGGAGGACCGCACCGTCGGCTGGCTCAAGGCCAAGGGTGTCGACCTCGACGCCGTGGCGCGCTCCGCGGATCCGACGCGCGAGACGGATCCGGCGAAGCTGAGCGACGACGACGTCGTCGAGCCCGGCGGCCTGCACATCATCGGCTCCGAGCGGCACGAGTCGCGCCGCATCGACCGCCAGCTCCGCGGCCGCGCCGGCCGCCAGGGCGACCCGGGCGCATCGCAGTTCTTCCTGTCACTGGAAGACGACCTGATGCGCCTGTTCGCGTCCGACCGCATCGCCGGCATCATGGAGCGGATGGGCGCGCAGGAGGGCGAGGTCATCACGCACGCGCTGGTGACGCGCTCGATCGGCAGTGCGCAGCGCCGCGTCGAGATGCAGAACTTCGAGCAGCGCAAGCGGCTGCTCGAGTACGACGACGTGATGAACCAGCAGCGCGAGGTCATCTACGACCTGCGCCTGTTCGCGCTCGAGGGCGGCGAGGACCTGAAGGGCGAAATCTGGGAGATGGTCGAGCATGCGCTCGAGACGTCCATCCTGGATTACGCCCCCGAGGATTCGCACCCCGACACGTGGGACCTGGCCGCGCTGCGTCAGCGCCTGGTGATCGACTACTTCCTGGTGGTCGAGGAGTTGCCGCAGCAGGAGGGCGCGGAACACGACATCGACGACCGCGACCGGCTCGTCGAGATCGTGCTCGCCAGCGCGCGCGCCGCGTTCAAGCGCAAGCTCGAGAGCTTCGGCGAGATGCGCGACCGCATCCTGAGCTTCGTGATGCTCAGCGTGATCGACCAGAAGTGGCGCGACCACCTCTATGACCTGGATCACCTGAAGGCGTCGATCGGCTTCCGCGGCTGGGGTCAGAAGGACCCGCTGATCGAGTACAAGCAGGAAGCCTACACGATGTTCGTCGACCTGATGCGCGACATCAGGAAGCAGGTCAGCTCGTTCGCGTTCCGCGCCACGCTCGAGGTGCCCCGCCAGCAGCGGCGCCCCGCGCCGCCGCCGCGCGAGCTGACGCTGAGCGGACCGAGCGACGTGCAGCCGACCTCGCCTGCCCACCCGCCGCAGGCCGAGCGCGAGGAGCAGCCCCGCGACGCGATCGCCGCGGCCATGGGCGGCGCGCGCAGGGCCGCGCCGGTCGGTGCTGCCGCCGCGGCGCCGGCCATTGCCGGCATGGGCCGCGTCGCGCAGCCCACGGATGTCTCGCGGCTGCAGACCAACCGCGGCGACGGCGGTGCAGCCAGGGGCGCACCGGCCTCGGCGGAAAAGCCGATCGGCCGCAACGATCCGTGCCCCTGCGGCTCGGGCAAGAAGTACAAGAAGTGCCACGGTGCGGGTGCCTGA